One segment of Streptomyces sp. NBC_00576 DNA contains the following:
- a CDS encoding sugar ABC transporter substrate-binding protein produces the protein MNRTFLPRSSRIAAVVATAAAAALVLTGCSSSSGGKKSEDEGADASAGKASTPRMTIAMVTHAPSGDTFWDTIRKGAEAAAAKDNVKLIYSNDETAGDQANLVQNAIDQKVDGIAVTLAKPDAMKAVVAKAEAAGIPVVGFNAGLGVWKEQGLLSFFGQDESVSGQALGTKLNSTGAKHAVCVVQAQGDVNLEERCAGVKKTFTGKTETLYVNGTDMPSVKSTITAKLNQDKAIDEVVTLGAPFALTAAQSVSEAGSKAKVATFDLNKDLITAIESGDIQFAVDQQPYLQGYLAVDSMWLFKNNGNYSGGGEQPVLTGPAFVDKSNVEKIAAFAAKGTR, from the coding sequence ATGAACCGCACATTTCTTCCGCGATCCAGCAGAATCGCTGCGGTCGTCGCCACGGCCGCGGCAGCCGCCCTGGTACTGACCGGCTGTTCCAGCAGTTCCGGCGGCAAGAAGTCCGAGGACGAAGGTGCTGATGCCTCGGCGGGCAAGGCCAGTACGCCGCGGATGACGATCGCGATGGTCACCCACGCACCCTCCGGTGACACCTTCTGGGACACCATCCGCAAGGGTGCCGAGGCCGCCGCAGCCAAGGACAACGTCAAGCTCATCTACTCGAACGACGAGACCGCCGGCGACCAGGCCAACCTGGTGCAGAACGCGATCGACCAGAAGGTCGACGGCATCGCGGTCACCCTCGCCAAGCCCGACGCCATGAAGGCCGTGGTCGCCAAGGCGGAGGCCGCCGGCATCCCCGTCGTCGGATTCAACGCCGGTCTGGGCGTGTGGAAGGAACAGGGCCTGCTGTCCTTCTTCGGCCAGGACGAGTCCGTGTCCGGGCAGGCGCTCGGCACCAAGCTCAACTCCACCGGCGCCAAGCACGCCGTGTGCGTCGTCCAGGCCCAGGGCGACGTCAATCTCGAAGAGCGCTGCGCCGGCGTGAAGAAGACGTTCACCGGCAAGACCGAGACCCTCTATGTCAACGGCACCGACATGCCGTCCGTGAAGTCGACGATCACCGCGAAGCTCAACCAGGACAAGGCCATCGACGAGGTCGTCACGCTCGGCGCTCCGTTCGCGCTCACGGCTGCCCAGTCGGTGTCCGAGGCCGGCAGCAAGGCAAAGGTCGCGACCTTCGACCTCAACAAGGACCTGATCACCGCCATCGAGTCGGGTGACATCCAGTTCGCGGTCGACCAGCAGCCCTACCTCCAGGGCTACTTGGCCGTCGACTCGATGTGGCTGTTCAAGAACAACGGCAACTACAGCGGTGGCGGTGAGCAGCCCGTGCTGACCGGCCCGGCGTTCGTCGACAAGTCCAATGTCGAGAAGATCGCCGCGTTCGCCGCGAAGGGCACTCGGTGA
- a CDS encoding ABC transporter permease has product MSQTTAPAASSSPPAPPVTHKDGRTNQRSLGRRLLARPEVGALIAAIGVYLFFFAAAPSFRETSALATVLYQASVMGIMALPVALLMIGGEFDLSAGVAVTTSALTAAILSFQLSMNVWTGVFLALIVSLAVGAFNGWLLIKTRLPSFLVTLASFLILQGANLAVTKIFTGNVASDSIADMDGFDQAKKVFASEFSIGGVNFKITIVYWLIFAAIATWILLRTKFGNWIFAVGGSKDSARAVGVPVNFTKIALFMGVGACAWFVGMHLLFSFNTVQSGEGVGSEFLYIIAAVIGGCLLTGGYGSAIGSVIGAFIFGMVSQGIVYANWNPDWFKAFLGVMLLVAALVNLWVRRQATRR; this is encoded by the coding sequence ATGAGTCAGACAACGGCACCGGCGGCGAGTTCCTCGCCGCCGGCTCCGCCGGTCACTCACAAGGACGGCCGCACCAACCAGCGGTCCCTGGGGCGCAGGCTGCTCGCCCGCCCCGAGGTCGGCGCTCTCATCGCCGCGATCGGCGTGTACCTGTTCTTCTTCGCGGCGGCGCCTTCCTTCCGGGAGACCAGCGCGCTGGCCACCGTGCTCTACCAGGCGTCCGTGATGGGCATCATGGCGCTGCCGGTGGCCCTGCTGATGATCGGCGGGGAGTTCGACCTGTCCGCCGGCGTCGCGGTCACCACCTCCGCGCTGACCGCCGCGATCCTCAGCTTCCAGCTGTCCATGAACGTGTGGACCGGCGTGTTCCTCGCGCTGATCGTGTCGCTGGCGGTGGGCGCGTTCAACGGCTGGCTGCTGATCAAGACCAGGCTGCCGAGCTTCCTGGTCACCCTGGCCTCGTTCCTGATCCTGCAGGGCGCCAACCTCGCCGTCACGAAGATCTTCACCGGGAACGTGGCGTCCGACTCGATCGCCGACATGGACGGCTTCGACCAGGCCAAGAAGGTCTTCGCGTCCGAGTTCAGCATCGGCGGCGTCAACTTCAAGATCACCATCGTGTACTGGCTGATCTTCGCCGCGATCGCGACCTGGATCCTGCTGCGCACCAAGTTCGGCAACTGGATCTTCGCCGTCGGCGGCAGCAAGGACTCCGCCCGCGCGGTCGGTGTCCCGGTCAACTTCACGAAGATCGCCCTGTTCATGGGGGTGGGCGCGTGTGCCTGGTTCGTGGGCATGCACCTGCTGTTCTCGTTCAACACCGTGCAGTCCGGCGAGGGCGTCGGCAGCGAGTTCCTCTACATCATCGCCGCGGTCATCGGCGGCTGCCTGCTGACCGGCGGCTACGGCTCCGCCATCGGTTCGGTCATCGGTGCCTTCATCTTCGGCATGGTCTCCCAGGGCATCGTCTACGCCAACTGGAACCCGGACTGGTTCAAGGCGTTCCTCGGCGTGATGCTCCTGGTCGCCGCCCTCGTCAATCTGTGGGTCCGCCGCCAGGCGACCCGGAGGTGA
- a CDS encoding LacI family DNA-binding transcriptional regulator: MDEAGSARGRDGASKRPRLEDVAARVGVSTASVSLVLRGVAGPSERTRQRVLKAAADLGYQVDRTASLLASRRTRLLGVMVDIHSPFHAELVEHLHTAAEDVGYDLVLSTQTRTRDERTAVETLLAFRSEALILLGPTAPADTLAALDRKAPVIAVGRRIAGAELDVVRSADEAGVGQIVDHLVSLGHRAITYVDGGSGVISTDRRRGYRAAMRRHGLDAHIKVLRGDHTEAAGERAARHLIDGDALPTAVVAYNDQSAIGVLAALSRAGVDVPGEVSVVGYDDDALSRLSCFNLTTVSQNAREQARHAVTAAVERLDQGRTESREVVLNPRLVLRGTTAERS; encoded by the coding sequence GTGGACGAGGCCGGTTCGGCACGCGGCCGGGACGGCGCAAGCAAGCGCCCGCGGCTGGAGGACGTGGCCGCCCGCGTGGGCGTGTCCACCGCGTCCGTCTCCCTGGTGCTGCGCGGAGTGGCCGGCCCCAGCGAGCGCACCCGGCAGCGCGTCCTGAAGGCCGCTGCGGACCTCGGCTACCAGGTCGACCGCACCGCCAGCCTCCTGGCCAGCAGGCGCACCCGGCTGCTCGGCGTCATGGTCGACATCCACAGCCCCTTCCACGCCGAACTGGTCGAGCATCTGCACACGGCCGCCGAGGATGTGGGGTACGACCTCGTGCTCAGCACCCAGACCCGCACCCGCGACGAGCGCACCGCCGTCGAGACGCTGCTCGCCTTCCGTAGCGAGGCCCTGATCCTGCTCGGCCCGACCGCCCCTGCTGACACACTCGCCGCCCTCGACCGCAAGGCGCCCGTCATCGCCGTCGGCCGCCGGATCGCCGGCGCCGAGCTGGACGTCGTACGCAGCGCCGACGAGGCCGGCGTCGGCCAGATAGTCGACCACCTGGTGTCGCTCGGCCACCGCGCGATCACGTACGTCGACGGCGGCAGCGGCGTGATCTCCACCGACCGGCGCCGCGGCTACCGTGCCGCCATGCGACGGCACGGCCTGGACGCGCACATCAAGGTGCTGCGCGGCGACCACACCGAAGCGGCGGGCGAGCGCGCGGCCCGCCACCTCATTGACGGCGATGCGCTGCCCACCGCTGTCGTCGCGTACAACGATCAGTCCGCGATCGGCGTCCTGGCCGCCCTCTCGCGGGCGGGTGTAGATGTCCCGGGCGAGGTATCGGTGGTCGGTTACGACGACGACGCGCTCTCCCGGCTGAGCTGCTTCAACCTGACGACCGTCAGCCAGAATGCGCGTGAGCAGGCCCGGCACGCGGTGACCGCCGCCGTCGAACGCCTCGACCAGGGCCGTACGGAGTCCCGTGAGGTCGTGCTGAATCCGCGTCTCGTCCTGCGGGGCACGACCGCCGAACGCAGCTGA